A stretch of Bacillus pseudomycoides DNA encodes these proteins:
- a CDS encoding ABC transporter ATP-binding protein: MTSLLKLEEVSKVYGEGNTEVTALHPISLDVKAGEFIGIVGPSGSGKSTLLSIAGALLSPSKGNIYIREQNITHLSEKEMTDIRLRKIGFIFQFANLVPYLNVKEQLLYIAKLKKEDRKESEKRVDHLLATFGLSQRKKHYPNQLSGGEKQRVAIARAFMNNPDLILADEPTASLDSKRGREVVEMMKREVKESQKAAIMITHDERMLDVCDRILTLRDGKLV; encoded by the coding sequence ATGACTTCATTATTAAAATTAGAGGAAGTAAGTAAAGTGTACGGAGAAGGAAATACAGAAGTAACTGCTCTACATCCAATCTCACTTGATGTAAAGGCGGGAGAGTTTATCGGTATTGTTGGTCCCTCTGGATCAGGGAAAAGTACGCTATTATCGATTGCGGGAGCATTATTATCACCGTCAAAAGGAAACATTTACATTCGTGAACAAAATATTACCCATTTATCAGAAAAGGAAATGACAGATATTCGTTTAAGAAAAATCGGGTTCATTTTTCAGTTTGCAAATTTAGTTCCATATTTAAATGTAAAAGAACAATTACTCTACATTGCAAAATTAAAGAAAGAAGACCGAAAAGAATCTGAAAAGCGTGTGGATCATTTGTTAGCTACATTTGGACTATCCCAGAGAAAAAAACATTACCCAAATCAATTATCTGGCGGAGAAAAACAAAGGGTTGCAATTGCTCGTGCTTTCATGAATAATCCGGATTTAATATTAGCGGATGAGCCAACAGCAAGCCTTGATTCAAAACGTGGACGCGAAGTTGTTGAAATGATGAAACGAGAAGTGAAAGAAAGTCAAAAAGCAGCAATTATGATTACACATGACGAAAGAATGCTGGATGTATGCGATCGTATTTTAACATTACGTGATGGAAAGTTAGTGTAA
- a CDS encoding ABC transporter permease, with amino-acid sequence MFLALRELKQSKLRYGLIGLIMILLSFLVLVISGLANGLSYDNASSIQNMDATKFVLADDAENKLLRSQIKKEDVDDVVGQVDAKDAVPFHVKVSTYEKKDSSKKVDIAIFASERDTFLEPKIVKGNALGIAQDEMVADESIKEKGIDIGDTIIDPVSKKEFKIVGFTKDQMFSHTPVVYVNQDVWGQIAQPNQKDYSAIALRTDKEVKNAHVIEKKEVLQSIPGYKEEQGTLTMIIAFLLVIAALLIGVFFYVITLQKTQQLGVLKAIGTKNSYLANTLVVQALFLSVVAMVISIVLVEGLQKILPESMPFLLTTTMIGQYAGIFIVISILGTLISLYQVLKVDALEAIGGGM; translated from the coding sequence ATGTTTCTAGCTCTGCGTGAATTAAAACAATCAAAATTAAGATATGGATTAATCGGGCTCATCATGATTTTATTATCATTTTTAGTTCTTGTGATTTCTGGATTAGCAAATGGTTTATCGTATGATAATGCATCATCAATTCAAAATATGGATGCAACAAAATTTGTATTAGCAGATGATGCAGAAAATAAATTACTCCGTTCACAAATAAAGAAAGAAGATGTGGATGATGTAGTAGGGCAAGTAGATGCAAAAGATGCTGTGCCATTTCATGTGAAAGTTTCTACGTATGAAAAGAAGGATAGTTCAAAAAAGGTTGATATTGCAATTTTTGCAAGTGAACGTGACACGTTCTTGGAACCAAAGATTGTGAAAGGGAATGCATTAGGAATAGCACAAGATGAAATGGTTGCTGACGAATCGATTAAAGAAAAAGGCATAGATATTGGCGATACAATTATCGATCCTGTTTCTAAAAAAGAATTCAAAATCGTTGGCTTTACGAAAGATCAAATGTTTAGTCACACACCTGTTGTTTATGTGAATCAAGATGTATGGGGACAAATTGCGCAGCCAAATCAAAAGGATTATAGCGCAATTGCACTTCGTACTGATAAAGAAGTGAAAAATGCACATGTGATAGAGAAAAAAGAAGTTCTTCAAAGTATTCCAGGGTATAAAGAAGAACAAGGAACATTAACAATGATTATTGCGTTCTTGCTTGTGATTGCTGCTTTATTAATCGGTGTGTTCTTCTATGTCATTACATTACAAAAAACACAGCAATTAGGTGTATTAAAAGCAATTGGAACGAAAAATTCTTATTTAGCAAATACTTTAGTTGTGCAAGCATTATTCTTATCTGTTGTCGCAATGGTGATAAGCATTGTATTAGTAGAAGGATTACAAAAGATTTTGCCAGAAAGCATGCCATTTTTATTAACAACGACAATGATTGGCCAATATGCAGGAATCTTTATTGTCATTAGTATTCTAGGAACACTTATTTCCTTATATCAAGTGTTAAAAGTTGATGCACTAGAAGCAATTGGAGGTGGGATGTGA
- a CDS encoding winged helix-turn-helix domain-containing protein has translation MKPMLTLKSYSQLKALSDPLRAEMMMRLLERPYTGQQLSEYFGISRAKIHYHLKELEKNNLIEIVYTEEKNGIVQKFYQSVARGFTPAAELLPHLEVISESSRQIFLQMTERTKSHILAAPEEAFTLQQASEDPSDWNYVSSMWEFSATPEQFQIWIKKFYKLMGELHEITEGADDNPNSKSYYISTTALQIDEPAMQRFIEKEEKKS, from the coding sequence TTGAAACCGATGTTAACACTGAAAAGTTATAGCCAACTAAAAGCATTAAGTGATCCACTGCGCGCTGAAATGATGATGCGTCTGTTAGAGCGCCCTTATACTGGGCAACAATTATCAGAGTACTTCGGAATTTCTAGAGCGAAAATTCATTATCATTTAAAAGAGTTAGAAAAAAATAACCTGATAGAAATTGTATATACAGAAGAAAAGAATGGAATTGTTCAAAAATTTTATCAATCTGTAGCGCGCGGGTTTACTCCTGCCGCTGAGTTACTTCCCCACTTAGAAGTTATCAGTGAATCATCTAGACAAATCTTCCTGCAAATGACTGAGCGAACTAAAAGTCATATTCTTGCCGCACCAGAAGAGGCCTTTACATTGCAACAAGCAAGTGAAGACCCATCTGATTGGAACTACGTTTCATCTATGTGGGAATTTTCTGCTACACCAGAGCAATTTCAAATATGGATAAAAAAATTCTATAAACTTATGGGAGAGTTACATGAAATAACAGAAGGTGCAGACGACAACCCAAATAGTAAATCCTATTATATTTCAACTACTGCCCTACAAATCGATGAACCTGCTATGCAGCGCTTTATTGAAAAAGAAGAAAAAAAATCGTAA
- a CDS encoding MFS transporter: MDILKNWNFLLLFLGRVLTNIGDSLYYVAAMWLVYKLGGNAFYSGLAGFVTLLPSTLQFLTGPFVDRWSIKNTLIITQVLQCILILIIPITYHFDMLTIQLVFIIMPIVAFIEQFTYPAQTKALPLLLNKTQLLKGNSLFSFAYQGIDLICNAISGILVAGVGAIVLYVVDSFTFAITALLFSLLKIPSHKENNDESTFERGNKLSIKQYISDLTEGFSIVFRSLMSVFLIGSIVANFSIGMTMAILPSFADALGGVKLYGFFLAAISAGSFIGALLGSWLGKFKVGHVAIISFSAGAFFWCISAWIPFKWMTICLFGLAWIPIGGINVLFATISQLVIPNRFLGRMNSVTRSMSTIAMPFGSLIGGYAATLISSQIIFACASIGILFISVLWLLHPTLRSLPKANIITSETFQLYFKEERGKGETAL; the protein is encoded by the coding sequence ATGGACATTTTAAAAAACTGGAATTTTTTATTGTTATTTTTAGGGAGAGTTTTAACAAATATCGGGGATAGCTTATATTACGTAGCAGCAATGTGGCTCGTATATAAACTAGGTGGTAATGCCTTTTACTCAGGGCTAGCCGGATTCGTTACATTACTACCTTCAACACTTCAATTTCTTACTGGTCCATTCGTTGATAGATGGTCAATAAAAAACACTCTCATCATTACACAAGTTTTACAATGTATCCTAATCCTAATTATCCCTATTACATACCACTTCGACATGTTAACAATCCAACTTGTATTCATCATTATGCCAATCGTAGCCTTCATTGAACAATTCACATATCCTGCACAAACAAAGGCTTTACCTCTTCTATTAAATAAAACACAATTATTAAAAGGAAATTCTCTTTTCTCATTTGCCTATCAAGGAATCGATTTAATTTGTAATGCTATTTCAGGAATCCTAGTTGCAGGGGTAGGAGCCATCGTTTTATACGTTGTAGACTCCTTCACATTTGCTATTACTGCACTATTATTTAGTTTATTAAAAATACCTTCTCATAAAGAAAATAATGATGAATCTACTTTCGAACGTGGTAATAAGTTATCTATCAAACAATATATTTCAGATTTAACTGAAGGATTTTCAATTGTTTTTCGTTCTTTAATGAGTGTTTTTTTAATTGGATCAATCGTAGCCAACTTTTCTATCGGTATGACAATGGCAATTTTACCTTCTTTTGCAGATGCTTTAGGCGGCGTAAAATTATATGGTTTTTTTCTAGCAGCAATATCTGCCGGCTCTTTCATTGGAGCGTTATTAGGCTCTTGGCTTGGAAAATTTAAAGTTGGTCACGTCGCTATTATTAGTTTTAGTGCCGGAGCATTCTTTTGGTGTATATCTGCCTGGATACCCTTCAAGTGGATGACGATTTGTTTATTTGGATTAGCTTGGATACCAATCGGAGGCATCAACGTTTTATTTGCTACGATTAGCCAGCTTGTCATACCGAACAGATTTCTTGGAAGGATGAACTCCGTCACACGTAGCATGAGTACAATTGCTATGCCATTTGGCTCCTTAATTGGCGGATATGCAGCTACTCTTATTAGCAGTCAAATTATTTTTGCATGTGCTAGCATTGGAATTCTTTTTATTTCGGTGCTATGGTTACTTCATCCAACATTACGTTCACTCCCAAAAGCAAATATTATTACATCAGAAACCTTTCAGCTGTATTTTAAAGAGGAGCGTGGTAAAGGAGAAACAGCTCTATAA
- a CDS encoding response regulator, giving the protein MIPINILLIDDHALFSKSLEIALEDYPEIDQFYALQNVENVITIINEFKPDIILVDINLSNISSEDGLEITKTILDSKCDTKIVILTGYDLPVYRYEAQKIGASGFINKNIMPDKLLEILIKINEGICYFPMSTDYVEELTDSEKQILQLLCGGYKRKEIATMLYASERTISNHIQHIFDKLDVSSSLEAVTKGIQLGYIQPHYRNR; this is encoded by the coding sequence ATGATTCCTATCAATATTTTATTAATAGATGACCATGCTTTGTTCTCCAAAAGTTTGGAGATCGCTTTAGAAGATTATCCTGAGATAGATCAATTCTATGCATTACAAAATGTTGAAAATGTCATTACAATCATTAATGAGTTTAAGCCAGACATTATTTTAGTAGATATAAATTTAAGCAATATTAGTAGCGAAGATGGTTTAGAAATAACAAAAACTATTTTAGATAGTAAATGTGATACGAAAATAGTTATATTAACAGGTTATGATTTGCCTGTTTATCGATATGAAGCTCAAAAAATTGGTGCAAGTGGTTTTATTAATAAAAATATTATGCCAGATAAGTTGCTGGAAATTTTAATTAAGATTAACGAAGGCATTTGCTATTTTCCGATGTCCACGGATTATGTTGAAGAATTAACGGATAGTGAAAAACAAATTTTACAGCTACTATGTGGAGGGTATAAGCGTAAAGAAATTGCTACCATGTTATATGCTAGTGAACGCACAATTTCAAATCATATCCAACATATATTTGATAAATTGGATGTTTCATCTTCATTAGAAGCTGTAACAAAAGGAATACAATTAGGGTACATTCAACCTCATTATAGAAATCGTTAA
- a CDS encoding ATP-binding protein: protein MKKYYEQKQIFILINQLCMIIFLCYEFLQGNIGGTAKLLPLTLITIMVIYGAYISFVNIKENNTLSKFSKLLFFASWQFLLTLNGSQISYTLSILLSVVILYKTVQFLLLFFFQDSIYAYKKETDWILKITCVFTLVAKLINDKIFAALFSCQWIFSFICIIFLFLKNRKRIKFIFKSEKKQLFKSVAILIALFIVYAMLFAGSPEYLSNLGWYIVILLPLFSIHAIAFKSHTFMKQYFLLKEGKMVLMFLCFIVFISSLGLLFKFNMITYFIIIHTIFWFVLLYFTLLFQDIKNTILNVDAEEPKTLPESSYVHNLLQIAKEEKLKSDFSDYLHDEILQDILAVKNMMNKSNKEEIHEIIVKTLDNLNQSIRVQMQEYHPTLLKTLTLKKNYSNLLEMIQQKYGMKNIDISFNCNDNLFLVEPYNLVIYRIIKELVTNAFKHSKCSKLVLSLAQENNEIELIVKDNGIGQMDMRNEKRIPNGHRGLNSIKEQLFLLNGNMTILECNPSGLCIVIIIPMKGDDSYQYFINR from the coding sequence ATGAAAAAGTACTATGAGCAAAAACAAATCTTTATTTTAATTAATCAACTTTGTATGATTATTTTTTTATGCTATGAATTTTTGCAAGGTAATATTGGAGGGACAGCAAAGTTACTTCCACTAACGCTTATAACGATAATGGTCATATATGGAGCATACATTAGTTTTGTAAACATAAAAGAAAATAACACGTTATCAAAATTCTCCAAATTGCTATTTTTTGCTTCATGGCAATTTTTACTTACGCTTAACGGGAGTCAAATTTCTTATACACTAAGTATACTACTTAGTGTAGTAATTCTATATAAGACAGTACAATTTTTGCTTTTGTTCTTTTTCCAAGATTCTATTTATGCTTATAAAAAAGAAACAGACTGGATTTTAAAGATTACATGTGTATTCACATTGGTTGCGAAATTGATAAACGATAAAATATTTGCCGCTCTATTTTCATGTCAATGGATTTTTAGTTTTATTTGTATTATTTTTCTATTTTTGAAAAATCGAAAACGAATTAAATTTATCTTCAAAAGCGAAAAAAAGCAGTTATTTAAATCTGTTGCTATTCTTATCGCTCTCTTTATTGTATATGCTATGTTGTTTGCAGGAAGCCCCGAATATTTAAGTAATTTAGGGTGGTATATTGTGATCCTGCTACCCTTATTTAGTATTCATGCGATTGCCTTTAAAAGCCATACATTTATGAAGCAATATTTTCTTTTAAAGGAAGGTAAAATGGTATTAATGTTTTTATGTTTTATTGTTTTTATTAGTTCGCTTGGGCTGTTGTTTAAATTTAATATGATTACCTATTTTATCATTATACATACGATTTTTTGGTTTGTTCTTCTTTATTTCACACTATTATTTCAAGACATAAAAAATACGATCTTAAATGTGGATGCAGAAGAGCCCAAAACCTTGCCAGAAAGCTCTTACGTTCACAATCTTTTACAGATAGCTAAAGAGGAGAAGTTGAAAAGTGATTTTTCTGATTACCTGCATGATGAAATATTACAAGATATATTAGCAGTTAAAAATATGATGAATAAATCTAATAAAGAAGAAATTCATGAAATAATAGTAAAAACGCTAGACAACTTAAACCAGTCTATACGCGTACAAATGCAAGAATACCACCCAACGTTATTAAAGACACTCACATTAAAAAAGAATTATAGCAATCTGCTTGAGATGATACAGCAAAAATACGGAATGAAAAATATTGATATATCTTTTAATTGTAATGATAATTTATTCTTAGTTGAACCTTATAATCTTGTTATATATCGAATTATAAAAGAATTAGTAACAAATGCGTTCAAACATTCAAAATGTTCTAAGTTAGTTTTGAGTTTGGCACAAGAAAATAACGAAATAGAGCTTATAGTAAAAGATAATGGTATAGGCCAAATGGATATGAGAAATGAAAAGCGTATTCCTAATGGTCATAGAGGATTGAATTCTATCAAAGAACAGTTGTTTTTGTTAAACGGTAACATGACAATTTTAGAATGTAATCCTTCTGGTTTATGTATTGTTATTATTATTCCTATGAAAGGAGATGATTCCTATCAATATTTTATTAATAGATGA
- a CDS encoding ABC transporter ATP-binding protein, translating to MNTLLSAKNVTKIYNKNQLPGLNKVSFDIESGEFIGIMGASGSGKTTLLNILSTIDTPTDGDVLINGVNIKTLNDNKTADFRKDHLGFIFQEYFLLDSLTVQENIAVPLTLLKKSSNEIESTIESLAKRFGIFAQLSKYPSQLSGGQKQRVAAARAIAKQPSILFADEPTGALDSNSATELLQKLREVNEDLHTTILMVTHDAYAASFSSRILIFKDGNILKEMKRNGKGRKEFFEEILKEISKIDENRYN from the coding sequence ATGAATACATTATTATCTGCAAAAAATGTTACGAAAATTTACAATAAGAATCAATTGCCTGGACTGAATAAAGTATCTTTTGATATTGAGTCAGGTGAATTTATTGGTATTATGGGTGCTTCAGGATCTGGAAAGACAACTTTATTAAATATACTATCAACTATTGATACACCGACAGATGGAGATGTTTTGATAAATGGTGTCAATATTAAAACACTTAATGATAACAAAACTGCGGATTTTAGGAAGGATCATTTAGGCTTTATTTTTCAAGAGTATTTTTTACTTGATAGTTTAACGGTGCAGGAAAATATTGCTGTGCCACTTACTCTGTTAAAAAAATCTTCAAACGAAATCGAATCGACTATAGAAAGTTTAGCAAAGCGTTTTGGCATATTCGCACAATTATCAAAGTACCCTAGTCAACTTTCTGGAGGACAAAAACAGAGGGTTGCGGCAGCAAGAGCGATTGCGAAACAGCCCAGTATATTATTTGCAGATGAACCAACTGGCGCGTTAGATTCAAACTCCGCAACAGAGCTACTACAAAAATTAAGAGAGGTTAATGAGGATCTTCATACAACAATTTTAATGGTAACCCATGACGCTTATGCAGCAAGTTTTTCAAGTAGAATCCTAATATTCAAGGATGGGAATATTTTGAAAGAAATGAAAAGAAACGGAAAGGGTAGAAAAGAATTTTTTGAAGAGATATTAAAAGAAATCTCAAAAATTGATGAAAATCGATATAACTAA
- a CDS encoding cell wall metabolism sensor histidine kinase WalK: MKSLYSRFVLITIGIMLLSSIIGFLLTNVYYQVKLKPYNSEKILRYAEEIKYLYEKQTEETKDEYLHSIAKLGYEIYVVDDQKHGKRIGNAFRKTKISDTTIDEVLQGKTYNGVSTYPTRLFITGFFDNELINSVGVPLKHGDKQYALFIRPDIQQQFGEMRIFLAVLLGFIVVLSIIFIAVAARYIIRPIQTFTKATQKIANGEYDIELEEGRKDEIGTLSTSFKKMTKSIKELDQMRQEFVSNVSHEFQSPLSSIQGFSKTLQSEKMTEEERKHYLQIIEAESKRMSSLCKQLLTLASLDKEEKVLQIKEFDLQKQMKDVIFMLEWKWREKDIAIECDVPNVNIKGDENLLHQVWTNIFTNSIKFTDSGGTIAFAARELETNVVISISDSGIGMEQEEVERIFDRFYKVDTARARNVEGSGLGLSIVKKIVELHHGEISVESVKGEGTTFRIALPK; this comes from the coding sequence ATGAAATCACTTTATTCTAGATTTGTATTGATTACGATTGGGATTATGCTTCTTAGTAGTATCATTGGTTTTTTATTAACCAATGTTTATTATCAAGTGAAATTAAAACCGTATAATAGTGAAAAGATTTTACGTTACGCCGAGGAAATCAAATATTTATATGAAAAGCAGACTGAGGAAACGAAGGATGAGTATTTGCATTCAATCGCAAAATTAGGGTATGAGATTTATGTAGTAGATGATCAAAAACATGGGAAGCGTATTGGAAATGCTTTCCGAAAGACAAAAATTAGCGATACAACAATTGATGAAGTATTACAAGGGAAAACATATAATGGTGTTTCTACTTATCCAACCCGTCTATTTATAACAGGCTTTTTTGATAATGAATTAATTAATAGTGTTGGGGTTCCGCTGAAACATGGTGATAAGCAATATGCTTTATTTATTCGCCCTGATATTCAGCAGCAGTTTGGTGAAATGAGGATTTTCTTAGCGGTATTACTTGGCTTTATCGTTGTATTAAGTATCATTTTTATTGCGGTTGCAGCGCGTTATATCATTCGTCCCATTCAAACATTTACAAAAGCGACGCAAAAGATTGCAAATGGTGAGTATGATATTGAATTAGAAGAAGGACGAAAAGATGAAATTGGGACATTGTCTACAAGTTTTAAAAAGATGACAAAAAGTATAAAAGAGTTAGATCAAATGAGACAAGAGTTTGTTTCTAACGTATCTCATGAATTTCAATCTCCGCTATCTTCCATTCAAGGTTTTTCAAAAACATTACAGTCAGAGAAGATGACAGAAGAGGAACGGAAACATTATTTGCAAATTATTGAGGCTGAAAGTAAACGAATGTCCAGCTTATGTAAACAGTTACTCACGCTTGCTTCTTTAGATAAAGAGGAAAAAGTTCTGCAAATAAAAGAGTTTGATTTGCAAAAACAAATGAAAGATGTCATTTTTATGTTGGAATGGAAATGGCGTGAAAAAGACATCGCGATTGAATGTGATGTTCCTAACGTGAATATAAAAGGTGACGAGAATTTACTTCATCAAGTTTGGACAAATATATTTACAAATAGTATTAAGTTTACGGATAGTGGTGGAACCATTGCATTCGCTGCTAGAGAATTAGAAACGAATGTAGTAATTTCAATCTCAGATAGCGGGATCGGTATGGAGCAAGAAGAAGTAGAGCGGATTTTTGATCGATTTTATAAGGTGGATACAGCAAGGGCTCGTAATGTAGAAGGAAGTGGCTTAGGCTTATCCATTGTGAAAAAAATTGTTGAACTGCACCATGGGGAAATTTCAGTGGAGAGTGTAAAAGGAGAAGGTACGACGTTTCGGATTGCATTACCGAAATAA
- a CDS encoding response regulator transcription factor, translating to MIHILLADDDKHIRELLHYHLQKEGYKVFEAEDGKVAQSILEKENIHLALVDIMMPFVDGYTLCEEIRKYHDIPVILLTAKDQLVDKEKGFISGTDDYIVKPFEPAEVIFRMKALLRRYQMLSADVITLHGTTIDRKSFEVKCNDQTILLPLKEFELLSQLAGYPGRTFSREELIELVWGIDFEGDERTVDVHIKRLRDRFSKRTDDFQIKTVRGLGYKLELK from the coding sequence ATGATACATATTTTATTAGCAGATGATGATAAGCACATTAGAGAATTATTACATTACCATTTACAAAAGGAAGGGTATAAAGTTTTTGAAGCTGAAGATGGAAAGGTAGCACAATCTATATTAGAAAAAGAAAATATTCACCTTGCTCTTGTCGATATTATGATGCCGTTTGTCGATGGATATACTTTATGCGAAGAAATTAGAAAGTATCATGATATACCTGTCATTTTATTAACTGCTAAAGATCAATTAGTGGATAAAGAAAAAGGGTTTATTTCAGGAACAGATGATTACATCGTGAAGCCATTCGAGCCTGCAGAAGTGATCTTCCGTATGAAAGCTTTACTTCGCCGGTATCAAATGCTGAGTGCAGATGTTATAACATTACACGGAACAACGATTGATAGAAAAAGCTTTGAGGTAAAATGTAATGACCAAACGATTCTACTTCCTTTAAAGGAATTTGAATTGTTATCACAACTTGCAGGGTATCCTGGAAGGACATTTTCTAGAGAAGAGTTGATTGAACTTGTTTGGGGGATTGATTTTGAAGGGGATGAACGGACAGTCGATGTTCATATTAAACGTCTTCGAGATCGTTTTTCAAAGCGAACAGATGATTTTCAAATTAAAACGGTACGTGGACTTGGTTACAAGTTGGAGTTGAAATAA
- a CDS encoding SUMF1/EgtB/PvdO family nonheme iron enzyme — protein MVKVPEGEIELRDDRVKNQWKVEIRPFLLARYPVTMDLYDAIINKSPNSFYGDLKPVVNISWNDAISFCNLLSQKAGLKECYSISNDGENIICNWESDGYRLPSEAEWQYACKAGTTGYRYGEIDKIAWYDENSGGKIHEVGRKEPNAWGLYDMLGNVWEWCFDLYDEQVYGSYRIFRGGSWAEEARGCGASCRRRSHPTFYIDDLGFRLARSF, from the coding sequence ATGGTGAAAGTTCCAGAGGGAGAAATAGAACTAAGAGATGATAGAGTAAAAAATCAATGGAAAGTTGAAATAAGACCTTTTCTTCTTGCACGGTATCCTGTAACTATGGATTTGTATGATGCTATTATAAATAAGTCACCTAATTCTTTTTATGGAGATCTAAAACCGGTTGTAAATATTTCTTGGAATGATGCAATTTCTTTTTGTAATTTACTTTCACAGAAAGCTGGACTAAAAGAGTGTTATTCTATAAGTAATGATGGTGAAAACATTATTTGTAATTGGGAATCTGACGGTTATCGACTTCCTTCAGAAGCAGAGTGGCAATATGCATGTAAAGCAGGGACTACTGGTTATAGATATGGAGAGATTGATAAGATTGCTTGGTATGATGAAAATTCAGGTGGCAAAATCCACGAAGTAGGAAGAAAGGAACCGAATGCATGGGGTCTGTATGATATGTTAGGGAATGTTTGGGAGTGGTGCTTTGATTTATATGATGAACAAGTGTACGGCTCCTACCGAATTTTTCGAGGAGGTAGCTGGGCTGAAGAAGCCAGAGGATGCGGGGCTTCATGTCGTCGTCGTAGCCATCCGACGTTTTACATTGATGACCTTGGATTCCGTCTTGCTCGGTCTTTTTAA
- a CDS encoding DUF1015 domain-containing protein, translated as MATIRPFRAIRPVSDKAAQVAALPYDVLNSEEAREVVKGNSYSFLHIDKAEIDLDPAVSPYDNSVYEKASENLQRLIQEEVLIQDEEPCLYIYQLTMQGRTQSGLVVCTSIDEYTDNTIKKHERTRHEKEQDRIRHVDMCNANTGPIFLTYRTKEEVAKFIATWQGNHTPIYQFTADDGVEHVIWKIAETDAISALVTLFEEIPSLYIADGHHRSASAVKVGLMRREQYPNYTGEEEFNFFLSVLFPHDELSIWDYNRVVKDLNSLSEEQFLQQISQYFYVEEVGASPYKPNEPKSFGMYLDQGWYKLTVKEETFDAHDVVKRLDVSILQDHLLSQVLQIHDPRADSRIDFVGGIRGLEELVRLVNHGEYKVAFALYPTSMEDLLAIADAGEVMPPKSTWFEPKLRSGLLIHSLD; from the coding sequence TTGGCAACAATTCGACCATTCAGGGCAATTCGTCCAGTGTCTGATAAAGCTGCACAAGTTGCAGCCCTGCCGTACGATGTGTTAAATAGTGAAGAAGCAAGGGAAGTTGTAAAGGGAAATTCATATTCTTTTTTACATATTGATAAAGCTGAAATAGATTTAGACCCGGCTGTTTCACCATATGATAACAGCGTATATGAAAAGGCAAGTGAAAATCTACAACGTTTAATCCAAGAAGAAGTATTGATTCAAGATGAAGAGCCATGTCTTTATATTTATCAATTAACAATGCAAGGGAGAACACAGTCTGGTCTTGTCGTTTGTACATCAATTGATGAGTATACTGATAATACAATTAAAAAACATGAGCGAACTCGTCATGAAAAAGAACAAGACCGTATTCGTCATGTTGATATGTGTAATGCGAATACGGGTCCGATTTTTTTAACATATCGTACGAAAGAAGAAGTAGCGAAGTTCATTGCAACTTGGCAGGGAAATCACACGCCAATTTATCAATTTACTGCGGATGATGGTGTTGAACATGTAATATGGAAAATCGCAGAAACTGATGCGATTTCTGCATTGGTAACATTATTTGAAGAGATTCCTTCCCTATATATTGCTGATGGTCATCACCGCTCGGCATCCGCTGTAAAAGTAGGGCTTATGCGTAGAGAGCAATATCCGAACTATACAGGGGAAGAAGAATTTAATTTCTTTTTATCTGTGTTATTCCCTCATGATGAACTATCGATTTGGGATTATAATCGTGTTGTGAAAGATTTAAATAGTTTATCTGAGGAACAATTTTTACAGCAAATTTCACAATATTTTTATGTGGAAGAAGTAGGTGCCTCTCCATATAAACCAAATGAACCGAAATCATTTGGTATGTATTTAGATCAGGGGTGGTATAAACTTACTGTGAAAGAAGAAACATTTGATGCTCATGATGTTGTGAAACGTTTAGATGTTTCTATTTTACAAGATCATTTATTGAGTCAAGTATTACAAATTCACGACCCACGTGCAGATAGCCGCATTGATTTTGTTGGTGGTATTCGGGGGTTAGAGGAGCTAGTGCGCCTTGTAAACCACGGGGAATATAAAGTAGCGTTTGCTTTATATCCGACATCAATGGAAGATTTATTAGCAATTGCGGATGCGGGAGAAGTTATGCCGCCGAAGTCCACTTGGTTTGAACCGAAGCTGCGTAGTGGACTGTTAATCCATTCTTTAGACTAG